The sequence CGAGGTGCACCATCGCCAGAAACCGCCGCCAGAGCCGGGGAACCGCGAGGGGAAGTGGAAGagggccgccaccgccggcctcgcCACGGCGCTGCGCGGGCAACGCCCGGCCACGccagccggcggcagcggcgggagaCGGGGTGGGAGGAGGGGGCTAGGtggcgaggggagggaggggacGAGAGGATGAGCCTAGCTCGTGTGTTCACAAGTGTGCCACCGATAATGGCTATTTCACGAGACAGATTcaaattttgagcttatttggacaaaCGGATTAGCagacaatagtgatctaggaaaatttgagcttatttggacaacATGATTAGGAGGTAATGGTTGTTTACTTGTTTTCCTCTCCAGTTTTCCCGCGGTCAACTTTGAGCCCACCCTCCACTTTCTTCCTAGATTCGCCACTGGCCCTGCCCGGTGCACTTTGGCACACCGGTGGGAAGCCAAGTTGGAATTTCAATGGCGTCCAGGTTCAATGTGATCGTCAAGGTGAGTGCTTGTCGCGACATCAACGTAGAGGTTAATAAGTTAACCAGCGTTGAAAGGCTGAAGGAGCTCATCGAGGACGAAGCGGAAATCCCCGCCGCGTTTCAGCGGATGTTCCTCAAAGGAAAGGAGCTTGACGATGACTGCGAGATGATTGACTACGGCGTCGTGGAAGGCTCTGTCTTCATGGTTATCAGCCGCAAATTTATTTCCTTGCATcgatctagtagtaacaataaagATAGGAGTCCATCATCGTCTTAGATTTCATCGAGGCATCAGGCAGTGCTTGTGTTACTAGTGATGGTTTCAGTTGATGCTTAGTTTTGTTTTGGCAGGATCAGATTTATATATGTAATCCACGAATGAGCAAATGTATATTGTCGTGTATGTGTTTGGGTATGTCATGGTTAAATCCTTATGCGTGGGTAACATGCGCTTTTGCTGAGTGGCGCAAAGAGAAAACTTCATTGTGAGTCGGCTGCCTCTTGAGTTGATTTATTTACAAGTTGTTTCAAAGGAAAACTAGAGAAGTAGTCATATTTGTCTTGGTTCGTCGGTAAATTTTTGTCACTGGGCACGTTGTCCACTGCCCGCATCCCCGCGTAGGTGCGGACACATCCTCGGATGCATAGCCGTCATGAATTCCGTAAAAGCCGTCATAGAAGTAGTCAGAATTATAAGTTCTGCAAAGCCACGCTGCCGCAGAACGCCTTCACGTTCGCGGCCGCTGCGTGGTTGTACATGTGGTCGAGGACCATCATGTTTAgaacatctctagcagatcccataAAAGCGATTAAACCTTGGTATTTACTATACAAGTTAAGAAAATGCCTTCAATAGATTCTGTAAAACAGCATATCCAATAAACAGGCTTCCCTATATTCAAGCCACGATCCGTTATATCTAGAGGATTTCAGCTGTTTATGGAGGATCTTGTAAACCGGTCAACGCCGGAGCAGGGGGCCTCGTGACGCCGCGCACGAGCAGCGAGCAGGCGGAGGAGCTTGCCGGTGGCTGGCCGGAGCATTGCCGGAGCATGCGCCGGGCTGGAGCGTCAACAGGGCATCGCCGAAGAGTTGCCGGGACATCGCCGGAGCAGGCAGCGGGCCAAATCAGGCGGTAGGCCGGAGCGGCGCCGTTCTGACCGGTCGGAGTTCGAGTTCGTCCATGCGTGCATCTCAAGGAAGAAGAAGCGTgaggagaaaaaagaagaagaaaacgttTACGGTATGGGTTTATGGGATCTGTTCTGCCCGATGCCTTGGGATATCGTAAGTTCGTTTTAGGAAGCATGTGTACTGTTTTTTACAGGTGATGctttacggggtctgctagagtgcTCTTAGCCCGTCCCAAGCACCGTGTGTGCTGGTTTGCAAGCGCGCTTGCCGGCTCGACAAACGTTGTCTTCCAGTCCACCGATGAGGGGTCGAACAACTCGCATATGCATGTCATCACTGATCCGACCGGGTCTCCATTGAACAAGGCAAGCGCCAGCTGAAATGCTGTCTGTGCCACGAGCAGGAGGAGGCGAGGCACCGGGAGGAAGAGGGCGTGGAGGCGGAGGGACACGCCCGCCCAAGAGGGTGGACTTGGCCAGCGTCTGCGGTGCGTGAGTGTTCACCAGTGGAGAGCCATGCCtaccggtgatttggatcacgacgagaacgactccctcaactccgttctcttgaacgcttccgcacgcgatctacaagggtatgtagatgtatctctctctcgttgctagatgaactcatagatggatcttggtgaacgtaggaaaattttattttatgcaacgttccccaacaacacatccttgttggtctccaacaaagctgataaaacagctaaggaagactatcttgaagacagtgagacaaccccaaagtcctgtcttggtttagtgttggagttactggccactaccgcttgcacaagctattcaaactcaatgtctgaatcagttcggtttcttgagtctcaactacaagctgaaagacatcgatcagctatcctgcgacaagaagcggaaggactgcggaagtccctggagcattcagatgcatactttctggtgcaacagcaagcgttggaggattttagcgccaaacaggataaagctaataagcttgctaagcttattgccagcatggtggataccacatttcttgagctcttcgaaagttgtttcagttatgctcttgttttgctgttgcgtttatttgcactggtggccaattttgacgaccaatatatgtaatatgctactttgttccctatatttgcactggttgcgaactttgatgcccagtggatgtaatatgtgtaatagcggtaataggctagcgttaattgcttgcttatttatttccttattgtcttgtttagttgtttgcttgtagtcactgcagttctttttttttgtttttctagtggccacaataacctatctttggaaactaggccaaaataatcatggcaacacacggactgttgtaaccatgggcctgctgtgggccgtatgatccatgggccttctacgggccataggatccattgaccttctatacgggtcgtagggtccatgggccttctacggcccgtacgatccatgggccttttacgggctgtaggatccatgggccttctactgggcgtatcatcatttcgccaatcatgggtcgtattatttgtggacaataacgggccgtttattggccgtatttgataactctatgaaaacagcccaacgggtttttttcaacatgaaaacggcccaacgtattaacgggccacaaacgggccgactgtaaccacgggctgaatttggcccacaagcagaaaatgacagtaacgggccgtaagtaaccgaatgctggaaatgagcccgagaataaatgggccctgagaaggctgaaagatatcatgggctggaaacggcccaacggaataatgagccgttaatgggtataaagtgatacactgttcattacgggccagttttaccacgtgacgttaaggggacgaggattactaagggcctcatatgggccgaaagacgtcatgggccatacatgggccggaagttaaaacaggctggaattatattggatggcctagatgacgctactgggcctaattcggataggccgtaaacgggccctgggatagcgggttgtaaatgggctatatgcgaacaggccgttaacaagcttgccgtgggccggcccgccaccttttgaccaagtcaaacgggccgatcTTTTCACGcgtatgggcctctgttgggtcgtgccacgcgtcgacgtatcataggcgctttgggttcaatgagtggatgacatctgtcccaacggtgagccgacacatgtttcctctagccaatgatgattttacacgtggaaaatccccattggttggggctgttaacgggttatcggatccaaaaccggacccgatagcttaacggcgtttcgttacggtggatgccacgtgtcggtcacccttgacgaaagcacttctgtgacgcgtaatttatcgtcatggaagtggacacttccgttatgataatttcggtaatgtcatggaacacttctacgacatcacaggtatgactatcttgattctgtcataattttttcatggatgtacatgcatgacagaaaacgtgacctactgtgacaaacatgtatcatcacggaagtgtatttttttgtagtgatggccgccgcccctcccctagggaaaccctagggcgcctcctcctctccccttcctcctatatatagtgagggagagagagggcagccgcaccccttcccctggcgcagcccctccctcctccaacacctcctcctccgtagtgcttagcgaagctctgctggagaaccacgagctccaccgccaccacgccgtcgtgctgctggagcgctccctcaacttctcctctccccttgctggatcaagaaggaggagacatccccgggctgtacgtgtgttgaaggtggaggcgccgtccgttcggcgcttggatcggatcttccgcgatttgaatcgccgcgagtacgactccatcaaccacgttcttgtaacgcttctgcttagcgatcttcaagggtatgaagatgcaccccctctctctcgttgctagcatctcctagattgatcttggtgacacgtagaaattttttgaattattactacgttccccaataggcgAGTGCCTCGCCGAAACATGGAAGACCATCAGCATCGACCCGATCACCGGCTCGAACCAGAACGCCGACACGTACTGGAAAAGGACCAAGACAGCGTTCAACGAGCGCAAGTTGGTCGACCCCGATTTCGCCGGCATCCACATGGACCGTGGCGAGAAGGCCATGGCCAACCACTGGGTGACCATCCAAACGGCCTGCAGCAAGTGGCATGGGATTCAAGAGGAGGTCGCGGCTCACCTAGAAAGCGGCGCCAACGTCGAGGGACAGGTCGCCGGCCTAGTTACTCGCCGTGTCCTTCACCGACACCTTTGCCTTGGTTGTGCAGATGGTCCGGATGTTCAACATGTTTCGCCAAGACAACGACTGACcaagagttcaagttccttcacgtGTTCAGCAGGATTGAGTCGTGCAAGAAATGGACGGAGGTCTGGCTCGCTCTCGCCAAGGCGAAGGACGCCTACAACCCGGACGCGCCTGCCCTGGTGGTGGCAGAAGGGTGCCCTGATGGCAACAAGCAAGCCAAGGCGGTGAGGGACGCGGGTTGCCGAGCGGTTGCAATCGTCGATCGAGTAGTGCATCACCGACACCAAGAGCAACGCCGCCAAGAGGGAGGATAAATCCGATGCGAGGTGGTCGGTGTTGATGACGAAGCAGAACGTCGTCAAGCTCGACCTTCTcaggaccaacgtcgccgcgaagaagaggaacaccggcCTGGCATTCTTTATGGGGGCAGACTTGTCGACGATGGATGAGCAGGTGAAGGCGTGGTACCTGGCAGAGCGTGGCCTCATCTTAAATCAGATGTCGGGACCGGCGGCGACCACCGCTCCTACGCCCACGCCTACGCTGAGCGCGAACTCTGAAGATGTGTCGGCGCCGACTTCGAGCCCGAGCCCCGAAACCATGCCCACGCCGACCCCGAGCCAGAGCTCTGACCCTGCGCGCACGCCCATGCCAACCTCGGCCAACCCTGCGGCAGAGGGGCCTCCCGTCTGATGAGTTCCCATGTCTGCCATTCCTACTCTTTTGTTGCCGGACTTTGGTTATATTCAGTCACCGACCTGTGGCATGATGATCGCCGAACTATGACGTTTTTGGTAGCGGGAAAGTGAACTTTGAATTTATATGCATTTGGGGGCCGAACCCTAGGGGCATGGCTGGTAACTTGATCGCCCCCAGGCGCTGGCAAAACCGCTGGCGCGAACGCCAAAAGTGCTTCGCCAGGTGAGCTGGGGgccaaacggctggagatgctctaaggagcCCCCAAGAACACCACCGAACCAAAAAAGTTGGTGTCTTGGGGGTCATCCGTCGAAATATGGGGGCATGTAGAGGGCATATTCCCAGTCACACCCCACCCGAAGCAAAAGTTTGTGAGGAGAATGATTAAGTGGGCCAAGAAAAAGAAGACGTGTGGCGACACGATTCGCCGAAACTTCCGCCAGCGCCCCCAAGAGGCCCTCAACGCGTTGGGTTTCGCCTGGTTTTGCCGGCACTATTTCGACGTCCTGGGGGGCGCTGGGGACGTGACTGGGCCGTTTTTTGGCAAAAAGCGCCGTCTAAGCTTAAAACCGAGCCTAAAAAGGTGTCCTGAGGCGtcctgagagcatctccaacagccacgCAACACAAGGCGCGCTAAAAGTCAGAATATAGCGCCGGGTGAGCCAGGTTTTGCGCGCGTTggtgcgctggctccagcggccgccGCAAAATAAAGCGCGCCTGAGCCGCTCCACCAGGCGCgctatatttcaaaaaaaatttcttGTGAAGTGATTCGATACATATTTGGTTTCGATATTACAAATATGGAGATAGTTCGGGACATAGCCTGCTTCTATGATACAAAATGCGTAGATAGTTCATAGTCTTCTCCTACAATAGATAATTTATATAGTTCTACGAtacaaaaaaaaatgaaaaactacTACTACTCGTCATTCTCCGACTCGAACtctgcctcggtgatgtcctcctccgacttCGGAGCGTATGCGTCAAGGAACCGCTCGTCGCGGGAGTCCCAGGACGACGCATCTCCTAGCGCGATGTTGTATTTAGCGACCGCCTTCCGCgttcgcttgtcctcgcgataggcggctcgctccttcctcctctcctctctctctctccgccctcctctcggcGAAGAACTGTTCCTCGTTGATAATATCTTGCGGGAAGCGTTGCCTCCATAGCGCCATGgattcctcgtccatctcggccaggCTGAGACGGCGCTCTCGCCTCCGGTTTCTGCgccgatcctcgtcggtgataagccgtggGAAAGGCGCcaactcctgtgcccgctcccgcgtcgccATGTCGGTGAAGTTCATGTCCCAATGGGACCGCCGAAGGCGCCACGCCgcagcgtcgtacgcgcgggcgccaTCCTGGGCGGTGTCGAAGGTTCTGAGGCTGAGGCGCACGTCGCCGCCCAACCGGATCGAGGCGGAGTAGGTGCCGGACGAAcgcacgcggacgccgcggtagttCGAACCTCCCCGGCGGCGAGGCGTCATGGTGGCGCGATGGTGTCGTGTCAGCGTCGAGGAGAGAAAGCGCTAGAGGGAGcgagagagagcggcagagggCGCTGCAATTTATAGGCGCGCCGGACGCGGTGCGCCAAATCTAGCGTGCGAGCTGCCGCCTTTTCCCCCAGGCGCGCAATCGTTTCCCGCGCGCTAACTTTCCGCCACCGCTGGAGCGTGCGAAAACGTCCCGCGCGCGTTTTTTTGAcgtggctgttggagatgctctgagggacggttggagatgctctaacgaaACCCAAGCATCCAAGCAGCACAAATTAGCCGCCGGCGACGCACGCTATGGCAGCCACTCTCCTGGCCCCACCTGTCGGAAACCCCACGCCGAGCTGGTTGAACCGAACCGTGGGAGCAACCGCCTTCCCCCTCACAACACGGCTCAAAAATTCCCCTCCCGAAATCCTCGCCGCTCCCACcgaccatgccgccgccgccgccggtaccATCGCTGCTGGACGAGCTCCTCGAGGAGAtcttcctccgcctcccgccgggcGAGCCAGAGCACCTCGCGCGCGCCTCCCTCGCCAGCAAGCTCTGGCTCGGCCGCCTCACCGGCCCTCGCTTCCGCGGCCGCTACCGTGAGCGCCATGGACCTCCCCCCATGCTGGGCTTCCTTCATACCTGGCTGGAGGGCTGCGGCCCGGAGGGAAAAGATCCCGTCCCGGACTTCACACTCACCACGAAATTCGGCGCGCGCGTCCCCGACGATGACGACTGCGGGTACCACAAGTACGATGCGTGGGACTGCCGCCATGGCCGCGTTCTCCTTGGGGACGAGAACATGTTGCCCATCGCGGTCGTCGTCTGGGACCCCATGACGGGCCGCCGGAAGGACCTGCCGGAGCCCGACCTAGTGAACGACAGCTATGGGGCCGCGGTGCTCTGCGCCGTGCCTGGCTGCGACCACGGCGCGTGTCACGCCGGCCCCTTCGAGGTCGTCTTTGTTGGCCTGGGCATGCGTGAAGACGATGGTGCCGGATGCGTTGCGCAGGCGTGCGTGTCGTTGCCGGACACCGGTGACTGGAGCATGCCGTGCCCTATATTTGATCACCATCACTGGGGCGAGCCGTGCTCTGGTCTTCATCTTGAAGCCGACGCATTCGTCGACCGAATGCCCCCTGTCCTCGTCAAAGAAGCAGTTCACTTCATGCTTGTGTATGCTCGTGATGGCCATGTAGAAATTCTCAAGTACGACTTGAGATGTAGTTGCTTATCACTGGTTGATGTGCCGCTTGTGGGGCCTGGCATTTACGGTGCCGCTATCCTCATGGCGATGCAGGATGGCAGTTTGGGGTTTGCACATGTGGATGGGTTAACCCTCTACATCTGGTCCAGAGAAATGGATTTCAACAGAGCTGGGTCATGGAGTGAACGTACAATTATCGATCTCAGGAATCTTCTCCCCATCCAAAATCCCGAGGAAAGACTTAGACTGATTGGATCCGTTGAGGGCAGTGATACCGTTTTCGTGACCACAGACCTGGGAATCTACGAGATGAATGTCAAGTCACAGCGATGGAAGGAGATATGGAAGAGCGAGGAATTTCGTGCTTTGATTCCATACATGAGTTTCTACAATCCACAAGGTACTATAGCTGTATCTATATGTCTTTTTTTTTGTGATTTAGGGAACAAAATGTTAATTAATACTCCATATAAGTTTGTGGAACAAACAAAACAATGAATCTCTAATCAGATATAAAGTTACATTTCAAATGTTCCTGACCAAACTTTGGGTGCTAATACAACAAATTGTGCTTACTTAATTGGCAATTTATATAGTATCATGGCATCACCTTTTTGGAATCACACCGACAAATCTATGTTTGCAGAAAGGGTGATGCCCTGTGACGCGGCACATTGACAAGGTATGGTTGAATATGCCTAAGGTTAGAAGGCCACTCTCATCAAGAAAAAAGATGACAAGCTTGGAGGCGACAGGGGTCTTGTGATGAATTATGTCTATTCAGTAGCACTTTTGGTTCAGCTTGGAGGCGACAAGGGTCTTGTGATGAATTATGTCACTATTCAGTAGCCCTTTTGGTTCAGTGGTGCTTGCTTGATTTCTCACATTGTTTTTTCGCTTTTGTCAGTAAGTTTGATAGTTTCCCCATGTCGTTGGAGTGCGTAAGTTAGTGAATGGAGTATATATCTTGTAATGAACCTCCGATTCTTGCAGCTGCAGTAGGAACTACATGCCCCGTTGTTTAATTTGCTTGAAAATGCATCTGCAGACAGTAGCCTTTTAAGTCCATTTTGACAGTTTGCTTTCCCAACTCTCTAAATTCATCTCTCAAAAGGAGTACCTTCGAACTTCGATGAGTTGATAATAATGGCATGTCTATAGCTAGTCGTTTGTCTCGCTCTAGAGAAGTAGAGATGATGACGGTTTCTGCATGCTGGCTCACTAATATGCCTTAATTAATTTTGTGAATTTAGTTAGTGTTCTCTTTTTAGCAAAGCAAAGTTACTGACTGAGTGACGGTTATAAGATGTAAACTGAATCTTGAGCTATATGTTCGGGGAACTACAGATATGGGGATTTATTGCTGCCTGAAGATCTTGTAAGGTTTTATTCTGCTTCAGTAGCTCCAGAAAACTGCAGGGAAGATCTTGAGTAGTAGTTCATTATTTGTTGCACATGTTTGGCCTACAGTGCGCATACTAGTAAACTGCAATGTCCATGTAGTGAGATGAAGATGTTCATATGCTTGGTCAGACTGCAATGCTACAATGATCATTGCAGTTGTTTTTGATGCATTATAATTTCCAGTTTGATTTCACAGATTTTCCTTCTTAGATAAGATCTTTTACTAAAAATCATGAACACACATTTCTCTATGTTTTTCTGTACCTAAATACATGAAAGAAGTATGGTTCTATTCCAAATGTCTCATAGCTAGTTAATCTTGTACATCCTTCATGGGAAAAACGGATTCTCTTTTAAGTTGGCTGTTTTTCTGCATACACATGTCCCTCATATTCGGGTCTACTTAGCGCGCATTGCTACATAATTGCTATACTGGGTATATATGAGGCTTCAGTGAGATATCATATCCATTATGGCATAGGGCTGCTAATGCATTttttttttcttcaagttctatatcaCGCACATCGACAATGGTTGAGTATGCTGAAGGGCTGGGTGCTCGACAAGGATTTGCTGAACGCCTGAACCCAAGCTTGCTTGGACAGTTTTTCAAGTTTCAAAATGTTCTAAAAAGAATCGCTCATGACTCATGTACATAGGGTAGTATAGCATTTATGTGGAAATTTTTGTGATAAAAGTTTGCTAATTTGTATTTATATAAAATGTATATGCACGATTTCTGTCGAGAATTTTGACTTCTGCAAGATTGATAATTTTCTTGTGGCGTCCGTAAGGGTGATCGTATATGTATCTGCATACAGTGCCATTTTAAAAACTGTATACTTTGCTCTCCTAGCTTTGGTCCAATCTCTAAAATTCTCTCCCAAAGGAGGTTCGGATGACCAGCTGAGATATGAGGGCTTGTCCTGAGCTAGAATTTTCTGCTGCTCAAGAGATGATGATGTCTTGTGCATGGCTTGATTATGCTTAATTAAAACCAAAGTA comes from Triticum aestivum cultivar Chinese Spring chromosome 5B, IWGSC CS RefSeq v2.1, whole genome shotgun sequence and encodes:
- the LOC123117606 gene encoding uncharacterized protein; translated protein: MPPPPPVPSLLDELLEEIFLRLPPGEPEHLARASLASKLWLGRLTGPRFRGRYRERHGPPPMLGFLHTWLEGCGPEGKDPVPDFTLTTKFGARVPDDDDCGYHKYDAWDCRHGRVLLGDENMLPIAVVVWDPMTGRRKDLPEPDLVNDSYGAAVLCAVPGCDHGACHAGPFEVVFVGLGMREDDGAGCVAQACVSLPDTGDWSMPCPIFDHHHWGEPCSGLHLEADAFVDRMPPVLVKEAVHFMLVYARDGHVEILKYDLRCSCLSLVDVPLVGPGIYGAAILMAMQDGSLGFAHVDGLTLYIWSREMDFNRAGSWSERTIIDLRNLLPIQNPEERLRLIGSVEGSDTVFVTTDLGIYEMNVKSQRWKEIWKSEEFRALIPYMSFYNPQERVMPCDAAH